One window from the genome of Hyphomonas neptunium ATCC 15444 encodes:
- a CDS encoding acyl carrier protein, whose product MTEAQVLEQITAIVQRMLEDKGVKAATIEADTELLGGAINIDSLDLAMLVRELEDVVGHDPFAEGFIEFRTVGELAKLYAK is encoded by the coding sequence ATGACCGAAGCACAGGTACTCGAGCAGATCACCGCCATCGTTCAGCGCATGCTGGAAGACAAAGGCGTAAAGGCAGCCACGATCGAAGCCGACACGGAATTGCTTGGCGGCGCCATCAACATCGACTCGCTCGATCTGGCGATGCTGGTTCGCGAGTTGGAAGATGTTGTGGGTCATGATCCGTTTGCTGAAGGGTTCATCGAGTTCCGCACGGTCGGCGAACTGGCGAAGCTTTACGCAAAATGA
- a CDS encoding class I adenylate-forming enzyme family protein has translation MSGAGAFGLEAGDATPLVAHASAILSRGDFATAAEALTAKMTAAGVSRLMVHSDNPFDILRAIDAANRTGADLFIAHTNLPETHIDAVVKKFGVQMIVAANDRATEESAVGAASGLIYMMTSGTTGAPKIASHSLNALMSRAKAAMHPGNRGAKWLLTYQPTGFAGVQVQLTAVVGRGVVVAPEQRTPAGFLEAAKANGVTQISATPTFWRAFLMVIRPGDLNLRQITLGGEAADQSTLDRIKKAFPEARVTHIYASTEAGVVFSVHDGREGFPAEWLETETQGVTMRVSDGFLHIRTPNAMGGYVSDTAQPKLDDGWLATADRVEIRGDRAFIVGRDDSTINVAGSKVYPLMVEQFLLRQAGVIEAHVYGVSNPISGQLVAADVVIEPGLDPAATRSAILAACRENLAQYQVPRAFKVVDAIAVRESGKKG, from the coding sequence ATGAGTGGTGCGGGCGCCTTCGGTCTTGAGGCAGGCGACGCGACACCTCTGGTGGCGCACGCCAGCGCCATTCTGAGCCGTGGTGACTTTGCCACGGCGGCGGAAGCCCTGACAGCAAAGATGACGGCGGCGGGCGTCTCACGCCTGATGGTGCATTCAGACAATCCGTTCGATATTCTGCGCGCCATCGACGCCGCAAACCGCACGGGCGCTGACCTCTTTATTGCCCACACCAACCTTCCCGAAACGCATATCGATGCGGTGGTGAAGAAGTTCGGTGTGCAGATGATTGTGGCAGCCAATGACCGCGCAACGGAAGAAAGCGCCGTAGGGGCTGCTTCCGGGCTTATCTACATGATGACCTCAGGCACCACCGGCGCACCCAAGATTGCCTCGCACAGCCTGAACGCCCTGATGAGCCGCGCCAAGGCGGCGATGCACCCAGGAAACCGCGGCGCAAAATGGCTGCTCACCTACCAGCCGACAGGCTTTGCCGGTGTGCAGGTCCAGTTGACGGCTGTGGTTGGACGGGGCGTCGTTGTGGCGCCCGAACAGCGCACGCCGGCAGGATTTCTGGAAGCGGCAAAGGCGAATGGCGTTACGCAGATTTCGGCCACGCCGACCTTCTGGCGGGCCTTCCTTATGGTGATCCGGCCAGGCGATCTGAACCTGCGCCAGATTACGCTGGGCGGCGAAGCAGCCGACCAGTCGACGCTCGACCGGATCAAGAAAGCCTTCCCCGAAGCGCGCGTCACGCATATCTATGCCTCGACCGAAGCGGGCGTTGTTTTCTCCGTACACGATGGACGCGAAGGCTTCCCCGCCGAATGGCTTGAGACCGAGACGCAGGGCGTCACGATGCGCGTCAGCGATGGATTCCTGCACATTCGCACGCCCAACGCGATGGGCGGGTATGTGTCGGACACCGCGCAGCCAAAACTGGACGATGGCTGGCTGGCAACGGCTGACCGCGTTGAAATCCGAGGGGATCGCGCCTTCATCGTCGGCCGCGACGACAGCACGATCAATGTTGCCGGCTCCAAGGTTTATCCGCTGATGGTGGAGCAGTTCCTGCTGCGCCAGGCGGGCGTCATCGAGGCGCACGTCTACGGCGTTTCCAATCCGATCAGCGGCCAGCTAGTCGCCGCTGATGTCGTCATCGAACCGGGGCTCGACCCCGCCGCGACCCGCAGCGCCATTCTCGCTGCCTGCCGCGAAAACCTCGCTCAATATCAGGTTCCGCGCGCCTTCAAGGTGGTTGACGCCATCGCTGTGCGTGAATCTGGCAAGAAAGGCTAA
- a CDS encoding SDR family NAD(P)-dependent oxidoreductase, giving the protein MTAPAASSQMRHVIVTGGSRGLGAAMIDGLLADGYRVSTCSRSKSPNIEALMAHPEYGSRFFWQRCEVGEADQVDAFVDAAVEWAGEDGLWGLVNNAGVAQTGILASFPNRETEKIIKVNLFGAIQAARAASEHMLRANKGGRIINISSIIGSRGYNGMTAYSASKAGMDGLTRALARELGRRKITVNSVAPGYVLTEMSSVLTPVQLNQIVNRTPLGMLADDEDVTNLVRFLLSDGARMITGQTILVDGGVSC; this is encoded by the coding sequence ATGACCGCGCCCGCAGCTTCTTCCCAAATGCGTCACGTTATCGTCACCGGCGGCAGCCGGGGACTGGGCGCCGCCATGATCGACGGACTGCTTGCCGATGGCTACCGGGTCTCGACCTGCTCGCGCTCCAAATCCCCAAACATCGAAGCCCTGATGGCCCATCCCGAGTATGGATCGCGGTTTTTCTGGCAGCGCTGTGAAGTGGGGGAAGCCGATCAGGTGGATGCGTTTGTGGACGCGGCCGTTGAATGGGCCGGAGAAGATGGCCTGTGGGGTCTCGTCAATAATGCCGGCGTCGCGCAGACGGGCATTCTCGCGTCTTTCCCAAATCGCGAGACCGAGAAAATCATTAAGGTGAACCTGTTTGGTGCCATCCAGGCCGCGCGGGCCGCTTCCGAGCATATGCTGCGCGCCAATAAAGGCGGGCGGATCATCAATATCTCATCCATTATCGGCAGCCGGGGCTATAACGGCATGACGGCCTATTCAGCCTCCAAGGCCGGCATGGACGGCCTGACGCGCGCACTGGCGCGAGAGTTGGGCCGCCGGAAAATCACCGTCAATTCGGTCGCGCCGGGTTATGTGCTGACAGAGATGTCGTCCGTACTCACACCGGTTCAGCTCAACCAGATTGTGAACCGCACGCCGCTCGGCATGCTGGCGGATGATGAGGACGTTACCAATCTGGTGCGCTTCCTGCTGTCGGATGGCGCGCGGATGATCACCGGCCAGACAATCCTGGTTGATGGCGGCGTTTCCTGCTGA